The Anser cygnoides isolate HZ-2024a breed goose chromosome 19, Taihu_goose_T2T_genome, whole genome shotgun sequence genome contains a region encoding:
- the LOC106034613 gene encoding ankyrin repeat domain-containing protein 40-like — protein MSVMSSALEERELQERLREAAALGDAEEVRRLLGLGVDPNSQNEVNGWTCLHWACKRNHAQVVACLLAAGADKQILTATGELAAQLTSKPDIRKILGEEENECQGAKDLNLPVVANYLANPPFPYVYTEASIPDSLAESLNESASISSASQSETSPCSSATQVESICTPTSCNSNDDFPAPDAAEQLPSPSAPTTAPTCVTPEIQNGPVCQPPLSHSRGLFSSVASNEAVPQQTDSSPTGPAPTFQPFFFTGTFPYNMQELVLKVRVQNLRDNDFIEIELDRQELTYQDLLRVSCCELGVNPEQVEKIRKLPNTLVRKDKDVARLQDFQELELVLLKSDNSPFRNAASTLTERPCYNSRASKLTY, from the exons ATGTCGGTGATGAGCAGCGCCTTGGAGGagcgggagctgcaggagcggctgcgggaggcggcggcgctgggggaCGCCGAGGAGGTGcggaggctgctggggctcgGCGTGGACCCCAACTCCCAGAACGAAGTCAACGGCTg GACGTGCCTACACTGGGCCTGCAAGCGGAACCATGCCCAGGTGGTGGCTTGTCTGCTGGCTGCCGGTGCGGACAAGCAGATCCTCACGGCCACCGGAGAGCTGGCTGCACAGTTAACTTCGAAACCAGACATTCGGAAGATTTTGGGAG aggaagaaaatgaatgtcaAGGAGCGAAAGATTTAAATTTGCCAGTTGTTGCAAACTATTTGGCCAACCCACCATTCCCTTATGTCTATACTGAAGCAAGCATTCCAGACAGCTTGGCAGAATCCCTGAATGAAAGTGCTTCCATCTCTTCCGCTTCCCAGAGTGAAACTAGTCCTTGTTCATCAGCAACTCAGGTTGAAAGCATATGCACACCTACATCATGTAACAGCAACGATGATTTTCCTGCGCCAGATGCTGCGGAACAGCTGCCCAGCCCGTCAGCACCTACCACAGCACCAACATGCGTAACGCCCGAAATACAGAACGGCCCCGTTTGTCAGCCACCCTTGTCTCACAGCAgaggtttgttttcctctgtagCATCAAACGAGGCTGTACCTCAGCAAACCGACAGTTCGCCTACTGGTCCTGCACCAACGTTTCAGCCCTTTTTCTTTACTGGAACTTTCCCGTATAACATGCAAG AACTTGTACTTAAGGTGAGAGTCCAGAATCTCAGAGACAACGACTTCATTGAAATTGAGCTAGACAGACAAGAACTGACTTATCAAGATCTGCTCAGAGTGAGTTGCTGTGAATTGGGTGTAAATCCTGAACAAGTAGAGAAGATAAGAAAATTACCTAATACACTGGTAAGAAAG GACAAGGACGTGGCCAGACTTCAGGACTTCCAAGAGCTGGAGTTAGTTCTTCTGAAAAGTGACAACTCTCCCTTCAGAAATGCTGCATCGACCTTGACTGAGAGACCATGCTACAACAGTAGAGCATCAAAGCTGACTTATTGA